A stretch of the Geovibrio thiophilus genome encodes the following:
- a CDS encoding cupin domain-containing protein produces MKKLIIILLLALSVSAFGAESASVKAVTLTKSILSWNGAPLPPYPEGQPEVTVLKITIPAGAVLPLHKHPLINVGVLISGELKVTTEKGDELILRAGEAIVEVVDTWHKGENTGDVPAEIIVFYAGAPETPLSLFPENSN; encoded by the coding sequence GTGAAAAAACTCATTATTATCTTACTACTCGCACTCAGCGTTTCCGCTTTCGGCGCTGAATCTGCCTCTGTAAAAGCGGTTACTCTGACAAAATCCATACTGAGCTGGAACGGAGCCCCCCTCCCCCCGTATCCTGAGGGACAGCCGGAAGTTACTGTGCTTAAAATAACTATTCCTGCCGGAGCGGTTCTCCCGCTGCATAAGCATCCGCTTATCAATGTCGGGGTGCTTATTTCCGGCGAGCTGAAAGTCACAACCGAAAAAGGGGATGAACTGATTCTTCGTGCCGGAGAAGCAATAGTCGAGGTTGTGGACACGTGGCACAAAGGCGAAAACACAGGTGATGTTCCTGCGGAAATCATTGTCTTTTATGCGGGAGCCCCTGAAACGCCGTTAAGTCTTTTTCCGGAGAACAGTAACTAA
- a CDS encoding nucleoside recognition domain-containing protein produces the protein MIKLVSELLKETYSICKTLFRIMIPVIIAVKILSEMGVIKVLSSLLNPFMKFLGLPGELGLAWATALFTNIYGGIIVFISLSDGLSLTVAQATVFASIVLIAHSMPVELQIMRKSGPRLRAMLILRMGGAILYGWLLNLIYTATDTLQEPLKILWVPPVRENTLSAWALGEVKNLIWITCIIFTLVVVMRILHALGLMKLMERLLGPVLRFFGVSARASTLTIFGLTIGLSYAGGMIINEAKSGKLSEADIFFSISLLGLCHSLIEDTLLLMVVGGHLSGIFWGRIFFSILIVILIQKIIRAMKPEYFHKMLFLPSRN, from the coding sequence ATGATAAAACTGGTTTCAGAATTACTCAAAGAAACTTACAGCATCTGCAAAACTCTCTTCAGGATTATGATCCCGGTCATAATCGCTGTTAAGATACTCTCCGAGATGGGAGTCATTAAGGTTCTCTCCTCTCTGCTCAACCCGTTCATGAAGTTCCTCGGTCTGCCGGGCGAACTCGGGCTTGCGTGGGCGACCGCTCTTTTCACAAACATCTACGGCGGCATAATAGTTTTCATCAGCCTGTCTGACGGACTCAGCCTCACTGTAGCTCAGGCGACTGTATTCGCGTCAATTGTCCTGATCGCCCATTCCATGCCCGTTGAACTCCAGATAATGCGCAAATCCGGTCCCCGACTCCGCGCGATGCTTATTCTGCGCATGGGCGGGGCGATCCTTTACGGCTGGCTGCTCAATCTCATATACACGGCGACTGATACGCTTCAGGAACCGCTTAAGATCCTGTGGGTTCCGCCGGTAAGGGAGAACACTCTTTCTGCTTGGGCTTTGGGCGAGGTTAAGAACCTTATCTGGATCACCTGCATCATCTTCACATTGGTCGTTGTTATGCGCATTCTCCATGCGCTTGGGCTTATGAAGCTCATGGAACGTTTGCTGGGTCCGGTGCTGCGCTTCTTCGGCGTGAGCGCACGTGCCTCCACCCTTACTATATTCGGGCTCACCATTGGTCTCTCATACGCAGGCGGGATGATTATTAATGAGGCAAAAAGCGGTAAATTAAGTGAAGCAGATATATTTTTCTCCATTTCTCTCCTCGGTCTGTGCCACAGCCTGATAGAAGATACACTTCTGCTGATGGTGGTCGGCGGTCACCTTTCAGGCATATTCTGGGGTAGGATATTCTTCTCAATCCTGATTGTTATTCTCATTCAGAAGATAATCAGAGCAATGAAGCCAGAATATTTTCATAAAATGTTATTTTTACCTTCAAGAAACTGA